The Quercus robur chromosome 7, dhQueRobu3.1, whole genome shotgun sequence genome has a segment encoding these proteins:
- the LOC126693114 gene encoding cation/calcium exchanger 1 has protein sequence MATSSSLFRSKKLSLFLNLSFLLLLTLYLKTNLFPSNLNSTLFHLSSNIRPPTTTISHHRLLSDITTNGCTGLQKYTDNKYKCFYVKTHIGCRPKGYIDYLQIFYCNFGQFPILGHFVLLLWLLVLFYLLGNTAANYFCSSLESLSKILKLSPTIAGVTLLSLGNGAPDVFASIVSFTRSSNGGLGLNSVLGGAFFVSSIVVGIISIVINSHRISVDKCSFIRDALFFLFSLFSLLLIVAIGKINLWGAICFTSIYLVYVCVVSAMHFFCGDQDNGVGHVGEAGIPLLGYIDDEKPVLKSGLEEQEQIANFLNLNPEICYYVAKIVQVLELPLYLPRRLTIPVVSEESWSKPYAVLSVTLAPLLLAALANTQRENVSLRSSLVTYFTAGLIGMVFGNLACVTTKRSSPPKRCLFPWLAGGFLMSVTWTYIIAEELVSLLVSLGHIIGISPSVLGLTVLAWGNSLGDLIANIAMAINGGADGAQIAISGCYAGPMFNVLMGLGLSLVFSSFSEYPSSFEIPGDPSLYETLGFLMASVLWALVILPQKNMRLDKSLGYGLLIIYFCFLFLRLAWAFGLLNLHGSSFKV, from the coding sequence ATGGCAACTTCATCTTCCTTATTTCGATCcaaaaaactctctcttttcctcaaCCTATCCTTCCTCTTACTCCTCACTCTATATCTCAAAACCAATCTCTTTCCCTCCAACCTTAACTCAACTTTGTTTCACCTATCCTCCAATATTAGACCCCCAACAACCACTATCTCCCATCATCGCCTCCTCAGTGATATCACCACAAATGGTTGCACCGGCCTTCAAAAGTACACTGATAATAAGTACAAGTGCTTCTATGTCAAAACACATATTGGCTGCAGGCCTAAAGGGTACATAGATTATCTCCAAATCTTTTACTGCAATTTTGGCCAATTTCCTATTCTGGGTCATTTTGTACTTCTGTTATGGCTTCTTGTTTTGTTCTATCTATTGGGAAATACAGCTGCAAACTATTTCTGTTCCTCTTTAGAAAGCTTGTCTAAGATCTTGAAGCTCTCACCTACCATAGCTGGAGTCACCCTCCTTTCACTAGGAAATGGTGCTCCTGACGTCTTTGCTTCTATTGTCTCTTTCACAAGATCAAGCAATGGTGGTCTTGGGCTTAATAGTGTCTTGGGGGGTGCCTTCTTTGTGTCTAGTATTGTTGTTGGAATTATAAGTATTGTAATTAACTCTCATCGGATTTCGGTTGATAAGTGTAGCTTTATTAGAGATgccctcttcttcctcttctctcttttttccctacTCTTGATTGTAGCTATTGGGAAAATCAACTTGTGGGGTGCCATTTGTTTTACTTCTATTTACttggtttatgtttgtgttGTCTCGGCAATGCATTTCTTCTGTGGAGATCAAGACAATGGGGTTGGGCACGTGGGGGAGGCTGGCATACCATTACTCGGTTATATTGATGATGAAAAACCAGTCTTGAAATCCGGTCTTgaagaacaagaacaaattGCGAACTTTTTGAATCTTAATCCAGAAATTTGTTACTATGTTGCCAAAATTGTACAAGTTTTAGAGTTGCCACTTTACTTGCCAAGAAGACTGACAATACCTGTTGTTAGCGAGGAGAGTTGGTCTAAGCCTTATGCAGTTTTATCAGTAACTTTGGCACCACTTTTGTTAGCAGCCCTTGCTAACACCCAGAGAGAAAATGTGAGCTTAAGGAGCAGCCTGGTGACTTACTTTACAGCGGGGTTAATTGGGATGGTTTTTGGGAATCTTGCATGTGTGACCACAAAAAGGTCTAGCCCACCAAAGAGGTGTTTGTTTCCTTGGCTAGCTGGAGGATTTTTAATGAGTGTCACTTGGACTTATATTATTGCTGAGGAATTAGTATCTTTGTTGGTTTCTCTTGGTCATATAATTGGGATAAGCCCTTCAGTTCTGGGGTTGACTGTTCTTGCTTGGGGAAACTCACTTGGAGATTTGATAGCCAATATTGCTATGGCAATCAATGGTGGGGCAGATGGGGCCCAAATTGCTATATCAGGATGCTATGCTGGCCCCATGTTCAATGTGttgatgggtttgggtttgtcacttgttttttcatcattttctgAATATCCATCTTCATTTGAAATTCCTGGAGATCCTTCTCTCTACGAGACTCTGGGGTTTCTTATGGCAAGCGTGCTTTGGGCTCTTGTGATATTGCCCCAAAAAAATATGAGATTGGATAAGTCTCTTGGATATGGGCTTTTGATCATTTACTTTTGCTTTCTGTTCCTAAGGCTAGCATGGGCTTTTGGTCTTCTGAATCTTCATGGGAGCTCCTTCAAAGTCTAA
- the LOC126691268 gene encoding uncharacterized protein LOC126691268: MSELSLLVCEGVGYNEVFLSGRHHEEDSLRSPEREPSTQSLSSENEEDEGDVEDEYVKREGDGMEEEDEEEFEEEDDEDEGEDDDSALEGGSPRSPWEEMEAKRQKALVRASAATRKQKEKEGASTSAPKVITKGSSKLKNEGKDNRPHKKGSSTPVGDKQPKQPSPPKPSHGVGRRLMTRKGPVAQGVVCRLLTHKEHAVEMVKSIIKKTNLDPCAEQTIEDIEASSLFDLSRELAAKTKALIEETGWLEEAEKAKTNLVMELASLCEQMERAEADAMVEFKASQPFIDSCAIYYGDGFEDCLKQVGFVYQDLDLSKVSLNDPLSRTPVANDTVNEESNDSTHIEE; encoded by the exons ATGAGTGAACTGTCATTGTTAGTCTGTGAAGGCGTGGGCTACAATGAGGTCTTTCTATCAGGGCGTCATCATGAGGAGGATTCCCTTAGGTCCCCAGAAAGGGAGCCGTCCACCCAGTCCTTGAGTAGTGAGAATGAAGAGGATGAGGGGGATGTGGAGGATGAATATGTCAAGCGAGAAGGGGATGGAATGGAAGAGGAGGATGAGGAGGAGTTTGAGGAAgaggatgatgaggatgagggtGAGGATGACGATAGTGCTCTTGAAGGAGGAAGTCCAAGAAGCCCATGGGAAG AAATGGAGGCAAAGAGGCAAAAAGCTTTGGTAAGGGCGTCAGCCGCGACCCGTAAGCAAAAGGAAAAGGAGGGAGCCTCGACGTCGGCTCCCAAGGTCATCACTAAAGGGTCATCAAAGCTAAAGAATGAAGGGAAGGATAACCGTCCTCACAAGAAGGGATCGAGCACTCCTGTTGGTGACAAGCAGCCAAAGCAGCCGTCGCCCCCTAAACCCAGCCATGGAGTTGGCAGAAGGTTAATGACAAGGAAAGGTCCCGTCGCTCAGGGAGTCGTTTGTCGTTTGCTTACACATAAGGAGCATGCCGTTGAGATGGTTAAGTCAATCATTAAGAAGACGAATCTAGATCCATGTGCTGAGCAAACGATTGAAGACATAGAGGCGTCGAGTCTCTTTGACCTCTCTAGG GAGCTGGCGGCTAAAACTAAGGCGCTTATAGAAGAGACTGGTTGGCTCGAGGAAGCAGAGAAGGCGAAGACCAATTTGGTAATGGAATTGGCCTCTCTTTGTGAACAAATGGAGAGGGCGGAGGCCGACGCCATGGTGGAGTTCAAGGCTTCCCAACCCTTCATCGATTCATGTGCCATCTACTACGGTGATGGGTTTGAGGATTGCCTAAAGCAAGTTGGGTTTGTCTACCAAGACCTTGACCTATCCAAGGTTTCTCTTAATGACCCTCTGTCGAGGACTCCTGTGGCTAACGACACCGTCAATGAGGAATCTAACGACTCTACTCATATAGAGGAGTAG